Proteins encoded by one window of Octopus bimaculoides isolate UCB-OBI-ISO-001 chromosome 4, ASM119413v2, whole genome shotgun sequence:
- the LOC106883818 gene encoding protein FAM50A, translated as MAHYKGAASEAGRAFSLMKKRQKEHQELEAKKKKIEEELKIGSIQNKFAAHYDAVEQQLKSNTIGLVTLDEMKAKQEDVVKQREKQLAKKDAEARQYAKQQEEKRRYEKMKRAALSFDPDEGDDEDISDLEEELPEIDFTTGKLKRKRLGKNPDVDTSFLPDRDREEEENKLREQLRQEWVAKQEKIKNEEIEITYSYWDGSGHRRQVKMKKGNSIQQFLQRCLENLRKEFNDLKSITVDQLMYVKEDLIIPHHYTFYDFIVTKARGKSGPLFNFDVHEDIRLINDATVEKDESHAGKVCLRSWYERNKHIFPACRWEPYDPEKKWDQYTVSDKNAARITVK; from the exons atggcacaCTACAAAGGAGCTGCATCAGAAGCTGGGAGAGCTTTCAGTTTGATGAAGAAACGCCAGAAAGAACATCAAGAGCtggaagcaaaaaagaaaaaaattgaagaggaATTAAAAATTGGTAGCATTCAGAACAAATTTGCAGCTCATTATGATGCTGTTGAACAGCAACTCAAATCAAATACTATTG GGTTGGTTACTCTggatgaaatgaaagcaaaacaagaaGATGTGGTAAAACAACGTGAAAAGCAACTTGCCAAAAAAGACGCTGAAGCTCGACAGTATGCAAAGCAACAGGAAGAGAAAAGACGATATGAGAAAATGAAG AGAGCAGCTTTGTCATTTGACcctgatgaaggtgatgatgaagatatatctGATTTGGAGGAAGAACTCCCAGAAATTGATTTCACAACagggaaattgaaaagaaaacgtCTTGGAAAGAATCCTGATGTTGACACAAGTTTTCTACCTGACCGTGAtcgagaagaagaagagaacaaGTTGAG ggAACAGCTTCGTCAAGAATGGGTTgctaaacaagaaaaaattaaaaatgaagagaTTGAAATTACCTACAGTTACTGGGATGGTTCTGGTCATCGTCGACAAGTGAAAATGAAGAAAGGCAACAGCATACAGCAGTTCCTGCAACGGTGTTTAGAGAATTTACGTAAAGAGTTCAATGATTTGAAATCTATCACAGTCGATCAGTTGATGTACGTTAAAGAAGACTTAATTATCCCACATCATTACACATTTTATGATTTCATTGTGACAAAAGCTCGGGGCAAAAGTGGACCGCTCTTCAATTTTGATGTGCATGAAGATATCCGTTTGATCAATGATGCCACTGTGGAGAAAGATGAATCACATGCTGGCAAAGTTTGCTTGCGAAGCTGGTATGAAAGGAATAAGCATATATTCCCAGCATGTCGATGGGAACCATATGACCCTGAGAAGAAATGGGACCAATATACTGTCTCTGATAAAAATGCTGCAAGGATTACAGTAAAATGA